A region of Fusarium keratoplasticum isolate Fu6.1 chromosome 6, whole genome shotgun sequence DNA encodes the following proteins:
- a CDS encoding Polynucleotide adenylyltransferase, with product MLSNRPEPPPGAPNGGQQAGLENHLRNLILSNNGPLQDASTGKSSSGIPAQGPLKSEATAPGLAAKSQNGMGSNVPSEPSARPPPSKPSRKRMNQAQRRQMSSQLSIPIDPRSQQSPPARSYQSPTSHYSRPSQSYQRHMHTNSHPRTTHYDGRQNGSYGQRSWNGPQQGIGPHGSAHCQPPGIPADSMPLQLSRGGMHLYNSRRDPQFSPEEISAQASLLDRLCFEVVSNSEIERSEIAEKEAFRCRIEAISQEAIARCEKEQNPEGEFDPLSVQLKCFGSLSSGFATKASDMDLGLLSPMSPIQPDAPGSQIPRLLEKAFLDAGLGARLLTRTRVPIIKLCSDPPKKLRQDLLEERFKWENGLDETHEDDEHDHDNDQTGLAGPETKTSTSLEVTSPTSLTAEPQSFDIKQGPKNTLASYYGLAKRVLRRAGGRDATVSNYRDLADQDWDILNRVCQAFVAGLSDPQLRGRLARYPSLTFESVDNGQTNRSLLGVYTQIEGEQIRQLWEERGVQERAQQPRLLAEQAMKIWEEAQNKVNFGVDPVFYTKELQLALDKMKKAPSVQFVSLEQTQHEAPIVYSTRALNIINALRPASELAASDWTRLVVTQYLNGIHQEEIRKTITDHIASRGGDIPIRAVIRMHKAIHLAWEFERAIEKDLYDESVIPDIKEYIALLRAPFQQSDESSANTDFIIPLTPVTSSLVARIRALPDPHKLAPNQPRDRYRDRLEFPKTGAGVQCDINFSAHLALHNTALLRCYSLTDPRVRPMVLFVKHWAKMRGINSGYRGTLSSYGYVLMVLHYLVNVAEPFVSPNLQQLAPPLPRGLSPVEREKATLCRGHDIRFWRNEEEILGLAQANQLNHNNATIGHLLRGFFEYYAHSTMLSTLSSRGFDWGRDVLSLRTPGGLLTKQNKGWTGAKTVIVLDAQGAGPHPPPQTEQTPTQVAAPKGQVISDEGGQSKQVNTASKNTEFKEIRHRYLFAIEDPFELDHNVARTVTHNGIVSIRDEFRRAWRIIRSAGNGSSQEELLRDVNDVEEEESPLSKLLDDIHGLGQTRNG from the coding sequence ATGCTATCCAATCGTCCAGAACCGCCGCCTGGCGCGCCCAACGGCGGCCAGCAGGCCGGTCTTGAGAACCACCTTCGCAACCTAATCCTCTCCAACAATGGGCCATTACAGGATGCTTCTACCGGAAAATCTTCTTCGGGCATCCCCGCGCAGGGTCCTCTGAAGTCGGAGGCTACGGCTCCTGGCTTGGCCGCAAAGTCACAAAATGGCATGGGTAGCAACGTTCCGAGTGAGCCCTCCGCAAGGCCTCCCCCATCCAAGCCATCGCGCAAGCGGATGAACCAGGCACAAAGACGCCAGATGAGCTCTCAATTGTCTATTCCCATTGACCCCCGATCTCAGCAATCCCCGCCTGCAAGGTCCTATCAGAGTCCGACTTCACACTACTCACGACCTTCTCAGTCTTACCAGCGCCACATGCACACCAATTCTCATCCAAGAACGACACATTACGATGGTCGCCAAAACGGTTCGTATGGTCAGCGTTCATGGAACGGCCCTCAGCAGGGCATTGGACCACACGGTTCTGCTCATTGCCAGCCGCCAGGCATTCCTGCGGATTCTATGCCCCTGCAGCTTAGTCGTGGTGGTATGCACCTCTACAACTCCAGACGCGACCCCCAGTTCTCCCCCGAGGAAATCAGCGCCCAGGCTTCTCTCCTTGACCGGCTTTGTTTTGAGGTGGTTTCCAACTCTGAGATCGAGAGATCCGAGATtgcggagaaggaggccTTTCGTTGCCGTAtcgaagccatcagccaagAGGCCATTGCCCGTTGCGAGAAAGAGCAAAACCCAGAAGGAGAGTTCGATCCACTCTCGGTTCAGCTTAAATGTTTTGGCAGTCTATCCTCGGGGTTTGCTACGAAGGCCTCCGACATGGACCTTGGGCTGTTGTCCCCAATGTCCCCCATCCAACCTGATGCTCCCGGTTCTCAGATCCCGCGCTTACTAGAGAAAGCCTTCTTAGATGCCGGCCTGGGTGCCAGATTATTAACCCGCACTCGAGTCCCCATCATCAAGCTTTGCTCGGATCCGCCCAAGAAGCTACGACAAGATCTTCTCGAAGAGCGCTTCAAATGGGAAAACGGACTTGACGAAACTCacgaagatgacgagcaTGATCACGACAATGATCAGACTGGTCTTGCTGGTCCTGAAACCAAGACGTCAACATCTCTTGAGGTCACGTCGCCAACCTCTTTGACAGCAGAACCCCAGAGTTTCGATATCAAACAGGGTCCCAAGAATACACTCGCCTCATACTACGGTTTGGCAAAGCGCGTTCTCCGTAGAGCGGGTGGTCGCGATGCCACCGTGTCCAACTATCGCGATCTTGCAGATCAGGACTGGGACATTCTGAACCGGGTTTGCCAGGCCTTCGTCGCTGGCCTCTCGGATCCGCAACTTCGAGGTCGCTTAGCCAGATACCCATCTCTCACTTTTGAATCCGTCGACAATGGGCAAACCAACCGGTCGCTTCTCGGCGTTTATACGCAAATCGAGGGTGAGCAGATCCGGCAACTTTGGGAGGAGAGAGGTGTCCAGGAGCGAGCCCAACAACCTCGTCTTCTCGCTGAGCAAGCGATGAAAATCTGGGAAGAGGCTCAAAACAAGGTGAACTTCGGCGTGGACCCTGTCTTCTACACCAAGGAACTTCAGCTGGCtcttgacaagatgaagaaggcgcCTTCAGTGCAGTTTGTGTCCCTGGAGCAAACGCAACACGAAGCACCCATTGTCTACTCTACCCGAGCCCTGAATATAATCAATGCTCTACGGCCAGCGAGCGAGCTCGCAGCCTCAGACTGGACCCGTCTGGTGGTCACTCAGTACTTGAACGGCATCCATCAAGAGGAAATTCGAAAGACTATAACGGATCACATCGCATCACGAGGCGGGGACATCCCAATCAGAGCCGTCATCCGTATGCACAAGGCCATCCATCTGGCATGGGAATTCGAGCGGGCGATAGAGAAGGATCTTTATGACGAGTCCGTGATTCCAGATATCAAAGAGTACATCGCCCTACTCCGAGCCCCCTTCCAGCAGTCAGACGAATCTTCTGCGAATACCGACTTCATCATTCCTCTTACGCCAGTGACCTCTAGTCTGGTAGCGAGAATCAGGGCCCTCCCAGACCCTCACAAGCTGGCCCCCAATCAGCCGCGTGACCGATACCGAGATCGCCTGGAGTTCCCTAAGACGGGCGCAGGCGTCCAATGCGATATCAACTTTTCGGCTCACTTGGCTTTGCACAATACGGCGCTCTTGCGATGTTACTCTCTTACAGACCCACGGGTGCGACCGATGGTGCTATTCGTCAAGCATTGGGCGAAAATGCGTGGAATTAACTCTGGGTACCGTGGAACTCTGAGCAGCTACGGCTATGTGTTGATGGTACTTCACTACCTGGTCAACGTCGCAGAGCCCTTTGTCAGTCCTAATCTCCAACAATTGGCTCCTCCACTCCCACGAGGGTTGTCGCCTGTCGAGCGGGAGAAGGCAACACTATGCCGTGGTCATGACATCCGATTCTGGCGCAACGAAGAGGAAATACTGGGTCTTGCTCAGGCAAATCAACTAAATCACAACAACGCAACAatcggccatcttctccgtGGCTTCTTTGAGTACTATGCTCATAGTACGATGCTGAGCACCTTATCAAGCCGAGGCTTCGACTGGGGCCGAGACGTGCTCAGTTTGCGTACACCAGGCGGGTTGCTGACCAAGCAAAATAAGGGTTGGACAGGAGCAAAGACTGTCATAGTCCTAGACGCGCAAGGGGCCggtcctcatcctccaccacaAACTGAACAAACGCCTACACAGGTAGCTGCCCCCAAAGGGCAAGTCATATCTGACGAAGGCGGGCAGTCTAAGCAAGTGAACACAGCAAGCAAGAACACCGAGTTCAAGGAAATCCGGCACCGGTATCTGTTTGCTATCGAGGACCCCTTCGAATTGGACCACAATGTCGCTCGAACTGTCACACACAATGGTATTGTATCAATCCGAGATGAGTTTCGGCGTGCATGGAGAATCATCCGATCGGCAGGGAATGGTAGTTCGCAGGAAGAGCTCCTTCGGGACGTGAAcgatgttgaggaagaggaaagcCCCTTGTCAAAGCTTTTGGACGATATTCACGGACTCGGACAGACACGAAATGGATGA
- a CDS encoding XPG-I-2 domain-containing protein encodes MGIPHLISTLEPYAVHGVLDNDRVVIDGPALAYHILHICNRHGIVQPSYQLLGDTTIAWLDELVSRGVSVEAIYFDGHLPRAKRLVRMERMVKSLNQLKVSHSKDPSGFSPAYFSTAKETPPTLFSSTQHLGKPILPPSFHVPAIIDALRLCNRYAKFVHLVPGEADAYCAQRLSKSGGTVLTSDSDLLVHDLGHGRVVFLRDIYLDGQSRLACASFSPAHICEKVKLSPASEICRLAYERKRSPHSTLPQLLRDCAKGVADTAGYAEFCHEYLDHETAPLPVSTASGDIRIGTLDPRISELILQLGNQDVQPNDPNGDMIFLPILLENPSRGSAWEQSTPIRQLAYTVARWIIPGPSSIVQEYRRVNTSVQKGRQVHMLPKEAAKVWAQDLTNLMSEANVESRGDAVQAWHMLCLTLDIRHCCEEGKKSHVLQILEECLQQTAFKRVSWDIIHFVAQLQAAHYSFRLLKQAISLASVEETMPELHSMLSSLPSLAEFPTIESTLEFLRKSGDAQILKTITRLVPLPNTDPEEQPRRTSTPKKRKAVKQHGRGKKAGPGNTATRNPFDILSHDT; translated from the exons ATGGGCAtccctcatctcatctctacCCTAGAACCCTATGCGGTTCATGGAGTTCTTGACAACGACCGAGTAGTCATTGATGGCCCTGCCTTGGCATATCACATTCTTCACATCTGCAATAGACATGGTATAGTCCAGCCCTCATACCAACTCCTCGGGGATACCACCATCGCATGGCTAGATGAACTCGTCAGTCGTGGTGTAAGTGT TGAAGCCATTTACTTCGACGGCCATCTCCCGCGAGCAAAGCGACTAGTCCGGATGGAGAGAATGGTGAAAAGCCTCAATCAGCTCAAAGTATCGCACTCCAAGGACCCAAGTGGCTTCTCTCCGGCCTATTTTTCAACTGCCAAGGAGACTCCCCCAACACTTTTCTCCTCTACACAACACCTGGGAAAACCAATTCTACCACCCAGTTTCCATGTACCAGCAATTATCGATGCGCTACGACTTTGCAACCGCTACGCAAAATTCGTTCATCTCGTCCCCGGCGAGGCTGATGCATACTGCGCCCAGCGGCTCTCAAAATCTGGAGGCACAGTTCTCACCTCGGATTCAGACCTGCTGGTACATGATCTAGGCCATGGCCGTGTCGTGTTTCTTCGCGATATCTATCTTGATGGTCAATCGAGACTGGCGTGTGCTAGCTTCTCCCCTGCGCATATCTGCGAGAAGGTGAAGCTTTCACCTGCATCTGAGATCTGCCGGTTAGCTTACGAGCGTAAGCGCTCGCCTCATTCCACGCTTCCTCAGCTTCTGCGAGATTGTGCCAAGGGAGTTGCCGACACAGCAGGTTACGCGGAGTTCTGCCATGAGTATCTTGATCATGAGACAGCACCATTGCCCGTGTCAACGGCAAGCGGGGATATACGAATTGGGACATTAGATCCCCGGATATCAGAGCTGATTCTACAGCTGGGCAACCAAGATGTCCAACCAAATGATCCAAATGGCGACATGATCTTTCTACCCATCCTCCTTGAGAACCCCTCCCGCGGAAGTGCCTGGGAGCAGAGTACTCCAATCCGCCAACTGGCTTATACGGTGGCTCGATGGATCATTCCCGGCCCATCATCAATCGTCCAAGAGTATCGGCGTGTTAACACGAGCGTGCAAAAAGGCCGACAAGTGCACATGCTACCCAAAGAAGCTGCAAAGGTGTGGGCCCAAGACCTCACGAACCTGATGTCTGAGGCCAATGTGGAATCACGGGGCGATGCAGTTCAGGCATGGCATATGCTCTGCCTAACCTTGGACATTAGACACTGTTGCGAGGAAGGCAAGAAATCTCACGTACTGCAGATTCTTGAGGAATGCTTGCAGCAAACAGCGTTCAAAAGAGTCTCTTGGGACATCATCCACTTCGTTGCTCAGCTGCAGGCGGCGCATTACTCGTTCCGCCTTCTTAAACAGGCCATATCCCTTGCATCTGTCGAGGAAACAATGCCGGAGCTACATAGCATGCTTTCCTCCCTCCCGTCGTTGGCCGAGTTTCCAACTATCGAGAGTACCCTAGAGTTTCTGCGAAAGAGCGGCGATGCACAGATCTTGAAAACCATCACTAGGCTAGTACCGTTACCAAACACGGATCCTGAAGAGCAACCTAGGAGAACTTCGACACCAAAGAAGCGGAAGGCAGTCAAGCAGCATGGCCGCGGCAAGAAGGCTGGACCAGGAAACACGGCCACACGTAACCCGTTTGATATCTTGTCCCACGACACATGA
- a CDS encoding Ribose-phosphate diphosphokinase has protein sequence MRNTLIFAGNSCPVLTGQICENLGMQPASAELTQFSNGETSVRILTSVREKDVFVVQSGSSSINDSIMELLIMISACKGGSANKVTAVLPYFPYSRQSKKKSHRGAITARMLANLMGVAGVKHVITVDLHASQMQGFFKCPVDNLHAEPILAKWIRHNVPNWREAVVVSKNAGGTKRVTSLADALKLNFGIVTTDRKRVSNMTASMIMRHFDHSVDSQPALESSRPIPNRGAREPASEREKTPKRDVTPPRTSRIVTDLQGSPKRVNGSSARTSNLSLAESADDNVTPPARSPEPSVNGEADYDDHKAHEVTHGRLVQGRIVEDDFPSPDRSAADVSLHDEDPMTMSHASSFFAPEPQSLGGSGDAAASSDEEDNAFENPNAEHMITLVGNVKNRTVFIVDDMIDKAGSWIAAAETVIKKGGAKKVYCMATHGIFGGDSLEQLQACECIHQIVVTNSFPIDKDRARNISKLVVLDLSFLLAEAIRRNHYGESISPLFQHSGD, from the exons ATGCGCAACACGCTGATATTTGCCGGCAATTCATGCCCAGTTCTCACAGGCCAGATCTGTGAGAATCTGGGTATGCAACCTGCCAGCGCCGAGCTTACTCAGTTCTCCAAT GGCGAGACGAGTGTCAGAATCTTGACAAGCGTCCGAGAGAAGGATGTCTTTGTCGTCCAGTCTGGAAGCTCTAGCATCAATGACTCCATCAtggagcttctcatcatgaTCTCGGCATGCAAGGGCGGCTCTGCCAACAAGGTCACTG CCGTCCTCCCTTACTTCCCCTACAGCCGTcagtccaagaagaagtccCATCGAGGCGCTATTACGGCTCGCATGCTTGCCAACCTGATGGGTGTTGCTGGTGTCAAGCACGTAATCACCGTCGACCTTCATGCATCCCAGATGCAGGGATTCTTCAAATGCCCCGTCGACAACCTCCATGCCGAGCCCATCCTCGCCAAATGGATCCGCCACAACGTCCCTAACTGGCGCGAAGCGGTTGTTGTTTCCAAGAATGCGGGAGGGACCAAGCGAGTCACGTCCCTCGCCGATGCGCTCAAGCTCAACTTTGGAATCGTCACCACAGATCGGAAGCGTGTCAGCAACATGACGGCTAGTATGATCATGAGACACTTCGATCATAGTGTCGATAGCCAACCAGCGTTGGAATCGAGCCGGCCCATTCCCAACCGCGGTGCTCGTGAGCCAGCATCCGAGCGTGAGAAGACCCCTAAGAGGGATGTTACTCCTCCACGAACCTCGCGGATTGTGACGGATCTGCAGGGCTCCCCTAAGCGAGTTAATGGCTCGTCGGCCCGCACTTCTAACCTGAGTCTTGCCGAGTCCGCGGATGACAACGTTACACCCCCAGCTCGGTCGCCCGAGCCATCAGTGAACGGCGAGGCCGACTATGATGACCACAAGGCACACGAGGTCACACATGGCCGCCTGGTCCAGGGACGTATTGTTGAGGACGACTTCCCCTCCCCTGATCGATCCGCCGCCGATGTCAGTCTACATGACGAGGATCCCATGACCATGTCCCATGCGTCATCGTTCTTCGCCCCCGAGCCTCAATCTCTTGGAGGATCCGGTGATGCGGCAGCAAGttctgatgaggaggacaatGCGTTCGAAAACCCCAACGCCGAGCACATGATCACTTTGGTTGGAAACGTCAAGAACCGGACCGTCTTCATCGTGGATGACATGATCGACAAGGCCGGCTCTTGGATTGCTGCCGCTGAGACCGTGATTAAGAAGGGCGGGGCTAAGAAGGTGTACTGCATGGCGACtcatggcatctttggcggAGACAGTCTTGAACAACTGCAAGCATGCGAGTGCATCCACCAGATTGTTGTCACCAACAGCTTCCCCATTGATAAGGACAGGGCACGCAACATCAGTAAGCTCGTGGTACTCGATCTCTCGTTCCTGTTGGCCGAGGCCATTCGGCGCAACCACTACGGCGAGTCCATCTCGCCCTTGTTCCAACATTCTGGGGACTAG
- a CDS encoding Postreplication repair E3 ubiquitin-protein ligase RAD18, producing MANHDVPDSTDWLSTPLAGIAAVENALRCQVCKDFFKTPMITSCSHTFCSLCIRRALSNDSKCPLCRASEQELKLRSNWSMEEAVEAFVKTRTAALELARNGGAANAGPKRKAENEHHESDDAPEGKRLRTSTRPRRSRTHTPSYTVPTEEDEVVEVSDDDDYEPKPEDGLVACPVCQSRMKEWQVFKHLETCTGPKPPQRKAGSSSTSFGNQQRQTKAPERLPTMSYSMYKDQALRKKLGDLGISNQGPRMLLERRHKEWVTLWNANCDAAKPKKRSELLHDLDIWERTQGGRAPTTGRAAQNAAIIKDKDFDGAAWAAKHDDSFKDLIASARKSRLEAKKKAEEAAKESNSEPPSTSQEKPSSSEQTPSQAPSYEQPAVSSSADPIEDPSRAPTITQQEYSNQVNSTATYLPAPTTMAAVTQAPSGVPDPYYAQSPYPYHTNIHPHIPYSASQPCHTTPSYHPNADMGNQPLYYTPDGPAQPYTWPQHPSSQP from the exons ATGGCCAACCACGATGTCCCCGATTCGACAGACTGGCTGTCAACGCCGCTCGCAGGTATCGCCGCTGTTGAAAACGCCCTTCGCTGTCAGGTGTGCAAGGACTTTTTCAAGACGCCCATGATCACGTCTTGCTCCCACACTTTCTGTTCGCTATGCATTCGGAGAGCCTTGTCCAACGACAGCAAGTGTCCGCTCTGTCGCGCATCAGAGCAGGAGCTAAAGCTGCGGAGCAACTGGTCAATGGAGGAGGCCGTAGAGGCCTTTGTGAAGACCAGAACAGCGGCTTTGGAGCTGGCGCGGAATGGGGGAGCGGCGAATGCTGGACCTAAGCGAAAGGCCGAGAACGAGCACCACGAGTCGGACGATGCGCCCGAGGGCAAGCGGCTACGGACATCAACTCGACCAAGAAGATCTCGAACCCATACACCTTCTTACACAGTACCgacagaggaggacgaggttgtGGAAGTGTCAGATGATGACGACTACGAACCCAAGCCTG AGGACGGTCTTGTAGCTTGCCCTGTCTGTCAAAGTCGGATGAAGGAGTGGCAAGTATTCAAGCATCTCGAAACTTGCACAGGCCCGAAACCCCCACAAAGAAAAGCCGGAAGCAGCTCAACCTCATTTGGCAACCAACAACGCCAAACGAAGGCCCCCGAACGACTACCGACGATGAGTTACTCGATGTACAAAGACCAAGCACTGCGCAAGAAGCTAGGAGATCTCGGCATCTCAAACCAGGGTCCTCGCATGCTACTCGAGCGCCGGCACAAGGAATGGGTGACACTGTGGAACGCCAACTGCGACGCAGCAAAGCCAAAGAAGCGCAGCGAATTGCTGCACGATCTGGATATTTGGGAGCGAACGCAGGGGGGAAGAGCGCCAACAACTGGTCGGGCGGCGCAgaatgccgccatcatcaaggacaaggacttCGACGGCGCGGCTTGGGCGGCGAAGCATGATGACTCGTTCAAGGATTTGATTGCGAGCGCAAGGAAGAGCAGGCTTGAGGCGAAAAAGAAGGCCGAAGAGGCTGCGAAGGAGTCGAATTCTGAGCCTCCTTCCACAAGCCAGGAGAAGCCGTCGAGTTCGGAACAAACACCCTCACAGGCGCCGTCATACGAGCAACCTGCGGTTTCATCAAGCGCGGACCCAATAGAGGATCCAAGCAGGGCGCCAACTATCACTCAGCAAGAGTACTCAAACCAGGTCAATTCGACTGCCACCTACCTCCCGGCTCCAACGACAATGGCGGCGGTGACACAGGCGCCTTCAGGGGTTCCGGACCCATACTACGCCCAGAGCCCGTACCCTTACCACACCAACATTCACCCGCATATCCCCTATTCTGCATCCCAACCTTGCCATACTACCCCCTCATACCACCCAAACGCGGACATGGGGAATCAACCCTTATACTACACTCCAGATGGGCCCGCCCAACCTTACACATGGCCCCAACACCCAAGCAGCCAGCCTTGA
- a CDS encoding DNA polymerase delta subunit 3: MDEHRKFLADRLLSEERPITYRVLSRALDVHVNTAKEMLYDFHKYQNASRANSVYATYLVYGIRSSDNQESDGDVEMSSSAPENEALSETVPVTTMTLAREEELSDILADYQQVTSIHVYSLAPHPQKDLSLLSDVSAQLSEYPKDEDAFAASKKYGIISNPQARKRDRKGRPQAPSPATSQAIKREPASSKPAPAAKVKEEPSTAKSEAAEAKPTKKEASAPSSKEGTPAPSGSKKPAVKKGMAGSIMQSFAKAAARPPKPKPAPKEEDTSMALSDDGEADDSDIVASKSKPAVDAEEVRRKRQEREDALRKMMEDDDEDDNKEDSDKEEEQEDEEMEEAPEPEPEPEEPKEKKPSEVISSSGDGRRRGKRRVMKKKRILDDQGYMVTIQEEGWESFSEEEAPKPAKKPAPTPTPSSSAGSKAKKPAPKGQGNIMSFFSKK, encoded by the exons ATGGACGAGCATAGGAAATTTTTGGCAGATCGCCTGCTCAGTGAGGAGCGACCG ATCACATATCGCGTCCTTAGCAGGGCCTTGGATGTTCATGTGAACACTGCAAAGGA GATGCTCTATGACTTTCACAAGTACCAGAATGCTTCGCGGGCCAACTCGGTCTACGCAACCTACCTTGTCTATGGCATCAGGAGCTCAGACAATCAGGAGTCTGATGGAGATGTTGAGATGTCAAGCTCAGCCCCCGAGAACGAGGCTTTGTCTGAGACGGTGCCCGTCACGACCATGACCCTTGCTagggaggaagagctcaGCG ATATCCTGGCTGACTACCAACAAGTCACTTCGATTCATGTCTACAGTCTTGCACCTCATCCCCAAAAGGACCTCTCCCTCTTGTCAGATGTTTCAGCACAGCTATCAGAGTACCcaaaagatgaagatgcttTTGCGGCATCGAAGAAGTATGGAATCATCAGCAACCCTCAAGCTCGAAAGAGAGATCGCAAGGGCCGTCCGCAGGCTCCTTCCCCAGCTACTTCACAAGCTATCAAGCGAGAACCTGCTTCGTCCAAGCCGGCGCCAGCTgcaaaggtcaaggaggaaccGTCAACAGCCAAATCAGAGGCAGCGGAGGCCAAGCCGACTAAGAAGGAAGCATCAGCTCCCTCATCTAAGGAGGGCACGCCGGCTCCTAGTGGCTCGAAGAAGCCAGCCGTGAAGAAGGGCATGGCAGGGAGCATTATGCAATCATTCGCCAAGGCAGCTGCACGACCACCCAAGCCGAAGCCGGCTCCCAAGGAAGAGGATACTTCTATGGCCCTCTCAGATGATGGTGAAGCGGATGACTCTGATATTGTCGCCTCCAAGTCAAAGCCTGCAGTAGATGCCGAGGAAGTTAGGAGAAAGCGTCAAGAACGCGAAGACGCCCTGCGGAAAATGAtggaggacgatgatgaggatgacaaTAAGGAAGACTcagacaaggaagaggagcaggaagacgaagagatggaagaggcaCCCGAACCTGAACCGGAACccgaggagcccaaggagaagaagccttcGGAGGTGATATCGAGCAGCGGAGATGGGCgcagaagaggaaagagacgggtgatgaagaagaagcgcatccTTGATGACCAGGGGTACATGG TCACGATTCAAGAGGAAGGCTGGGAATCCTTctcagaggaggaggccccGAAGCCggcaaagaagccagcgccaactccaaccccgtcatcatcagcaggatccaaggcaaagaagcctGCTCCAAAGGGACAAGGAAACATCATGTCTTTCTTCTCCAAGAAATAA
- a CDS encoding Aminotran-1-2 domain-containing protein, whose protein sequence is MAPATHASEFPSNPDAGKHQINLIRGWPNPSLLPTDLLSSAAQRNLADPSIYVPALQYGADAGYQPLREALATWLSEHYRVERDPERICISGGASQNVACILQSFTDPNVTQAVWCVAPCYHLVFQIFRDAGFEGRLKAFPEDEEGVDIEALEAKLAKFEENPPEAKPRFSDPGQYRKHYRHIIYVVPTCSNPSGKTMSLRRREALVRVARKYDALIICDDVYDFLQWRIDSDPAKIAEHLGPNEHPDMLLPRLCDIDLAMGQAENDPQGFGHAVSNGSFSKLVGPGVRTGWLEGSPAFARGLSQTGATQSGGSPSQFCASMMADLVQSGALQERLATTLRPRLQHRHRVLMQAIHKHLAPLGVGIREAGLVDGSVYGGYFVWLTLGPGVSSKLVADAAIAEENLVVGNGTMFQIRGEETCANLNSAVRLTFSYVPEEDLVEGVERLAAVLQRVKADPAKYEALNGETDAVKAHKYV, encoded by the exons ATGGCCCCCGCGACCCACGCCTCCGAGTTCCCCTCGAACCCCGACGCGGGCAAGCACCagatcaacctcatccgCGGCTGGCCCaacccctccctcctccccacCGACCTCCTCTCCTCGGCCGCCCAGCGCAACCTTGCCGACCCCTCCATCTACGTCCCCGCGCTGCAATACGGCGCCGACGCCGGCTACCAGCCCCTGCGCGAAGCCCTGGCCACATGGCTGTCGGAGCACTACCGCGTCGAGCGGGACCCGGAGCGCATCTGCATCTCGGGCGGCGCCAGCCAGAACGTTGCCTGCATCCTGCAGAGCTTCACCGATCCCAACGTCACCCAGGCCGTGTGGTGCGTTGCGCCGTGCTACCACCTCGTCTTTCAGATCTTTCGCGATGCTGGCTTCGAGGGGCGGTTGAAGGCGTTtcccgaggatgaggagggcgttGACATCGAGGCGTTGGAGGCGAAGCTcgccaagtttgaggagaaCCCACCAGAGGCCAAG CCTCGCTTCAGCGACCCAGGACAGTATCGCAAGCATTACCGCCACATCATCTACGTCGTGCCGACATGCTCAAACCCATCCGGCAAGACAATGTCCCTGCGCCGCCGCGAGGCCCTCGTGCGGGTGGCGCGCAAGTACGAcgccctcatcatctgcgACGACGTCTACGACTTTCTCCAGTGGCGCATCGACAGCGACCCAGCCAAGATCGCCGAACACCTGGGTCCGAATGAGCACCCGGATATGCTGCTCCCGCGGCTGTGCGACATTGACCTCGCCATGGGCCAGGCGGAGAATGATCCCCAGGGGTTCGGACACGCTGTGAGCAATGGTTCCTTCAGTAAGCTTGTCGGACCTGGTGTGAGGACTGGCTGGCTTGAGGGTTCGCCTGCGTTTGCTCGGGGTCTGTCGCAGACGGGAGCAACTCAATCGGGGGGCTCACCGAGCCAGTTCTGCgcctccatgatggccgaCTTGGTCCAGTCAGGTGCTCTCCAGGAGCGCCTCGCCACGACACTACGGCCCAGACTGCAACATCGACACCGCGTTCTGATGCAGGCGATTCACAAACACCTGGCCCCTCTCGGTGTTGGAATCCGTGAGGCTGGGCTTGTCGATGGGAGTGTGTACGGCGGCTACTTTGTATGGCTAACGCTTGGCCCTGGCGTGTCTTCAAAGTTGGTAGCTGATgctgccatcgccgaggagaaccTGGTTGTCGGAAACGGTACCATGTTCCAAATACGTGGCGAAGAAACCTGTGCGAACCTCAACAGCGCCGTCCGGTTAACGTTTTCCTACGTTCCTGAAGAAGACCTAGTTGAAGGCGTTGAAAGGCTGGCGGCAGTGCTGCAGAGGGTAAAAGCTGATCCAGCCAAATACGAGGCGTTGAACGGAGAAACCGACGCTGTGAAAGCCCATAAATAtgtttaa